A region from the Lolium perenne isolate Kyuss_39 chromosome 4, Kyuss_2.0, whole genome shotgun sequence genome encodes:
- the LOC127295219 gene encoding 3-ketoacyl-CoA synthase 2 produces MSGAAQQTTTPGGGGVSNIKHQRPRGPGRLKLCYHVAVSNAVYILLAPFVAVLALRASRLAPSDLAALRAYLLANLSLVVSLFSVASALATVYLARRPRAVYLLDFACYKPGPEHVVTRETFMGQSKEAGVFTDDNLAFQQKILERSGLGQGTYFPAAVLNSPPNPCMAEARREAEAVMFGAIDSLLAKTGVRARDIGVVVVNCSLFNPTPSLSAMVVNHYKLRGNVASYNLGGMGCSAGLISIDLAKQLLQVHRNSYALVVSMENITLNWYWGNDRSMLMSNCLFRMGGAAILLSNRGADKRRSKYQLVHTVRTHHGADDRAYRCVFQEEDKAGRVGVALSKDLMAVAGEALKTNITTLGPLVLPMSEQVLFLASLIGKKIFGLKIKPYIPDFKMAFEHFCIHAGGRAVLDTIEKNLELSDWHMEPSRMTLNRWGNTSSSSLWYELAYTEAKGRVRRGNRAWQIAFGSGFKCNSAVWRALRDIHPAKEGGSNPWVEEIHRFPVEVPKIESVVSSSSS; encoded by the exons ATGAGCGGCGCCGCCCAACAAACCACgacccccggcggcggcggcgtcagcaACATCAAGCACCAGCGCCCTCGCGGTCCGGGCCGCCTCAAGCTATGCTACCACGTCGCCGTGTCCAACGCGGTCTACATACTGCTGGCCCCGTTCGTGGCGGTGCTGGCGCTGCGCGCGTCGCGCCTCGCCCCGTCCGACCTCGCCGCCTTGCGCGCCTACCTCCTCGCTAACCTCTCGCTCGTCGTCTCCCTCTTCTCCGTCGCGTCGGCGCTCGCGACGGTCTACCTCGCGCGGCGGCCCCGCGCGGTGTACCTGCTTGACTTCGCGTGCTACAAGCCCGGGCCCGAGCACGTGGTCACCCGGGAGACCTTCATGGGCCAGTCCAAGGAGGCCGGGGTGTTCACCGACGACAACCTGGCGTTCCAGCAGAAGATCCTCGAGCGCTCGGGGCTCGGCCAGGGCACCTACTTCCCGGCCGCGGTGCTCAACTCGCCGCCCAACCCGTGCATGGCGGAGgcgcgccgggaggcggaggccgTCATGTTCGGCGCCATCGACAGCCTGCTCGCAAAGACCGGGGTGCGGGCCAGGGACATCGGCGTCGTCGTCGTCAACTGCAGCCTCTTCAACCCGACGCCATCGCTCTCCGCCATGGTCGTCAACCACTACAAGCTCCGGGGCAACGTCGCCAGCTACAACCTCGGCGGCATGGGCTGCAGCGCAGGCCTCATCTCCATCGACCTCGCCAAGCAGCTGCTCCAG GTGCACCGCAACTCGTACGCTCTGGTGGTGAGCATGGAGAACATCACGCTCAACTGGTACTGGGGCAACGACCGCTCCATGCTCATGTCCAACTGCCTCTTCCGCATGGGAGGCGCGGCGATCCTCCTCAGCAACCGCGGCGCCGACAAGCGCCGCTCAAAGTACCAGCTGGTCCACACCGTGCGGACGCACCACGGCGCTGACGACCGCGCCTACCGCTGCGTGTTCCAGGAGGAGGACAAGGCCGGCCGCGTCGGCGTCGCTCTCTCCAAGGACCTCATGGCTGTCGCCGGCGAGGCGCTCAAGACCAACATCACTACCCTGGGGCCCCTAGTCCTCCCCATGTCCGAGCAGGTCCTCTTCTTGGCCTCCCTCATTGGCAAGAAGATCTTCGGCCTCAAGATAAAGCCCTACATCCCGGACTTCAAGATGGCCTTCGAGCACTTCTGCATCCACGCCGGCGGCAGGGCCGTGCTGGACACCATCGAGAAGAACCTGGAGCTCAGCGACTGGCACATGGAGCCGTCGAGGATGACGCTGAACCGGTGGGGGAACACGTCGAGCAGCTCGCTATGGTACGAGCTGGCCTACACGGAGGCCAAGGGCCGCGTCCGGCGAGGGAACCGCGCGTGGCAGATTGCGTTCGGGTCAGGGTTCAAGTGCAACAGCGCGGTGTGGCGCGCGCTCCGAGATATCCACCCGGCAAAGGAAGGCGGCAGCAACCCCTGGGTGGAGGAGATCCACCGGTTCCCCGTCGAGGTGCCAAAGATAGAGAGCGTAGTCTCGTCCTCATCATCATAG